The Verrucomicrobiia bacterium genome segment TCAGGCGAGGGATGAGTCGGGCTTTCAGCCCTTGGGGCTTTTGGCGAAACGGATTCCTAGGCCGTTGGCCTAGGCTGGTATGAAGCGCGCCGTTGGCGCTAAGGGGAATGCTACGGCGGAGGTCGTGGACTGCCGGCTGGAATCCGGCAGCACGGGCATCGTGCTTCGTCGCTCTGTGTGGAACGCCAACTTGAAAAATTGGAGGGTGAATCACTACTTGCCTTCGATGCCAGTATCGGTTGAACATTCGCGCCGATTTATTTGTCGGATAGCCGTCAGGCTTAAGGCATGGAGTGTCGAAGCCGGACAGAAGAAAACTTATTTGGAAAATGTCATGAGCACAGAGAAGCATCAGTTTCAGGCGGAGATTCAGCAGTTGCTGAACATCGTCATCCATTCCCTCTACACGGATAAAGAGATCTTCATCCGCGAGCTGGTTTCCAACGCGGCGGATGCGTGTGAGAAGTTGCGGTTCACGCAGGCTTCCGGTCAGGCGGTGTATCAGCCGGAAGCGGAACTCAAGATCACGGTGACGACGGATAAGGACGCGGGGACGATCACGATCACGGATGCGGGCATCGGCATGACGCATGATGAGATCGTGCAGAACCTCGGCACGATCGCGCACTCGGGAACGAAGGCGTTTCTGAAGCAGATGGCGGAAGGGCAGAAGCCGGATCTCTCGTTGATCGGCCAATTCGGTGTGGGTTTCTACTCGGCTTTCATGGTGGCGACGAATGTAACGGTGTTCAGCCGTTCATGGCGTGCGGAAGAGCAGGGTTGGAAATGGGTGAGCGCAGGCGAGGGCAGTTACGAAGTGGAGCCGGTGGCTGATCTGCCGCGCGGAACGAAGATCGTGCTGACGTTGAAGGAAGAGGCGAAGCTGTTCTCCGAAGAATGGGAGGTGGAGCACATCATCAAGCGTTACTCGAGCTTCGTCACGTTCCCGATCGAGCTGAACACAAAGCGCCTGAACACGGTGCAAGCCATCTGGGCGCGCAGCAAGAACGAGATCAAGGACGAGGAGTATAACGAATTCTACCGCTACATCGGTCACGACACGGAAGAACCGATGTTCCGCTTGCACTTTGCCGCGGATGCGCCGCTCGCGATTCAAGCGTTGCTCTTCGTGCCGAAGCATAATGCGGAAGCGAACGGGATGACGCGCTTGGAGTCCGAAGTGAACTTGCACTGCCGCAAGGTGCTCATCCAGTCGAAGGCGAAGGGGTTGTTCCCGGAGTGGTTGCGCTTCTTGCGCGGTGTGGTGGATAGCGAGGATTTGCCGCTGAACATCTCGCGCGAGTCCATGCAGGACAGCTCGCTGATGCAGAAGCTGAACAAGGTGTTGACGACGCGTTTCTTGAAATTCCTGGATGAGCAATCGACGAAGGAAGCGGAGAAATACACGACGTTCTATCGCGAGTTCCAACGGTTCCTGAAGGAAGGTGTGGTGACGGATTTCACGCATCGCGAGGCACTGGGTAAGTTGCTGCGCTTCACGTCTTCTGCGACAGAGGGAGATAACTTCACGTCGCTGGCGGAATACGTCACGCGGATGGGTTCCGAGCAGAAGGAGATTTACTTCCTGCTGGCGGCGGATCGCGCAGCGGCGGAGGCGAGTCCGTATTTCGAGGTGTTCAAGGCGCGCAAGTTCGAGGTGCTGTTCCTGAACGATCCGTGGGATGAGTTCGTGATGGATCATCTGCGCGAGTTCGAGGGCAAGACCCTGATCGCGGCGGAGAAGGCTGATCTGTCACTGACGGACAAGCCGGAAGGCGGTCTCTCGGATGACGACGCGGCGGCCTTGGCGAAGTGGTTCAAGGAAACGCTCGCGGAGCGTGTGGGCGAAGTGCGCGCCTCGAAGCGCTTGGTGGACAGCCCGGTGGCGGTGGTGGATGGCGATAAGTTCATGACCTCGAGCATGCGCCGGATCATCAAGGCGATGGGCAAAGGCAAGGAAGCCGAGATGACGCCGAAGCTGGACTTGGAACTGAATCAGTCGCATGACCTGATGGTGCGCTTGAATGGGTTGCGGCAGAGCGATGGGACGTTGGCGGCGTTGCTGGCGGAGCAGCTCTTCGATAACGCGAGGTTGTCCGTGGGCCTCTTGGAAGATTCGCGCAGCATGGTGCAGCGGATGAATCAGTTGCTCGGCAAGCTGGCGGGTGGTGGGAAGTAAAGCCTTGTTCGTGCAAGCGGAGGAGACGGGACAGGCGAAGGCGCCTGTCCCACTACGCTTCGTCCGGCTTTGCTTGCTTAAAAGTCGTGAGGGATTGTTGAAAGCAAGGGTTGAATAATTCGGTGGGACGGGTTAATAGAACAGTAATGAAACGCTTAGGCTTAACTCGGAGCGTGACGCATCTCGGTCTTAAACTGGGAGTGGCGGTCGCGATTTTGGCGGGCAGTGTGATCAGCATGGAAGCTGCACCGAAACCGCCCAAGCCCAAGTCCAAGCCCCCCAAGGGCACCACGGCGGCCCATCATCACCTGCAGCAAAACAACAAGAAGAAGGCGCAACAGCTTCTCTTGCAGCAACAACGGAAGAAGTGATCGCAGGAGCGCACGTTTTACGGGGATCCGTAAAACGTTCCACGAATGAACGTTCTTATCACGGGCGTATGTGGGTTCGTCGGCAGTTCGCTGGCGCGCATCCTTAAAGCTCGTCATCCGGAGTGGAAGCTCTCAGGTATTGATAATCTCAGCCGTCCGGGGGCAGAGACGAATTACCGCGAGTTGCTTCGGTTAGGAGTAACTTTTCGGCACGGAGACATCCGGCAACCTTCTGACCTCGAATCTTTCGGTGATATTGATTGGGTGATCGACGCGGCGGCGAATCCCAGTGTGCTTGCAGGCGTGGATGGAAAGACGAGCAGCCGTCAATTGGTGGAGCACAATCTCACGGGTACCATCAACCTCTTGGAGTTTTGCCGTTCGCGCAAAGCAGGCTTCATCCTCCTCAGCACGAGCCGCGTCTATTCCATTCCGGCGTTAGTAGCGATTCCTTTGAAGTCCGCCGAGAAAGCATTTGAATTTGATGCCAGCCACGCAGCTCCGGCGGGTGTGTCAGCGCATGGAGTAAATGAAAGTTTTTCCACGCAAGCGCCGGTTTCACTCTACGGCGGGACCAAGCTGGCTTCAGAAGCGTTGGCGTTGGAATATCATCACGCATTCAATGTGCCCGTGTGGGTCAATCGTTGCGGTGTTTTGGCTGGCGCGGGTCAGTTCGGTCATCCGGCCCAAGGGATTTTCGCTTACTGGCTCAATGCACATAAGTATCGCCAAGCATTGAAATACATCGGTTTCGGCGGCACGGGACATCAGGTGCGCGATGGGTTGCATCCAGATGATCTGGCAGAGTTGTTGTTCCAGCAGATGGCAGCGCGTGAAGACAAGCTGAAGCCGCGGTTGGTGAATGTGGCGGGTGGCAGCGCAAATAGCATGTCCCTACGACAACTCACGGAATGGTGCGATACGCGCTTTGGTAAACATTCCGTGCAGGCGGATTTGCAACCACGTCCCTTTGACATACCGTGGATGGTCTTGGATTCGCGACTGGCAGAACAGGTGTGGAGATGGAAGCCCAAGCGCGCATTGCCCTCAGTCCTTGAAGAAATCGCCCAGCATGCGGAAGCAAATCCGGGCTGGCTGGAATTGTCGAAAGTTTAACTATGAGTTTTTCAGGTGAAATCGTGTCGCTGGCGGATCTGCCGGCTTGGCGTCAAAAACTGCGGGACAAAGGGCTCAAGCTCGTCGTGACCCATGGCTGCTTTGATATTTTGCACGCCGGCCATGTGAGCTATCTCCAGCAAGCGCGGGAGCAGGGTGATGTGCTGCTGGTGGGGTTGAATGCCGATGCTTCCATCAAGGGGCTGAAAGGACCGAACCGACCGATCAACAATGAAGGAGATCGTGCGCAAATCATGGCGGCCCTACGCTCCGTAGATGCCGTTACACTATTTCCAGAAGTACGAGCCACCAACTTGCTGAAAGCTGCCCAGCCCGATGTGTATGTGAAGGGCGGCGATTACACGCTGGAGACATTGAACCCTGAAGAACGTGCCGTTGTGCAAGCCGCAGGCGCGAAGATCGTGTTCATCCAATTTCTGGAAGGGCGTTCGACGACTTCCATCATTGAGCGGTCGAAGCAGTAGAGGGCAGTTAAGCCTCCAGATGTTTGCGGCGCCATTTTTCTGCGGGCCTGTCGATAATCCAATACACCGCCAGAGAGCCGATCAAGACCACCAATAACGCGGCCGCTGTACGTGGCCAATACGGCAATTTTGCCAGGCGTCCCACGTTGTCGAAAAGGAACACGACCGAGAAGTGGAACAGATAGAGAGGGTAGGAGAAGTTCCCCAATTCACGATCCAATCCTTGGCTGGGAAGGCGCACTGAGTAGGCGATGTAAGGCACGGTGACCAATCCCAGTACCGCACAAGCATACCGGTTCATCAGATACCAATACTCATTGGATGTGCGAGCGGCATCTGGACCGAACAACTGATGCAAAGCTGGCACCATCAAAGAAAGCAGGGCTGTAAGCAGTACGATGCCGATGGAGACGAGCGCTATCTTCTTTCCAGGTTTATAGCCCGATGTGCTGGTGAGGATGCCGAGCAGGAAGCAAAAGAGAAAGCCGGGGAGGAAGGCGACTTTCGATTCCAAAAAGATGTTCAGCGAATAAAACATCAACGGCAAAAAGATGGCGAACGCCAAAGCTTGCTTGCGCGTGAATTTCTGGGGTTCACCGGCAGGAGTGAGATATGTAGCCATCCAGATAAGCAGCGGTGCGATGAGGTAGAACTGCATCTCTACCACAATGCTCCAGAGCGGCGGCAGGAAAGCAGCATGGGACGCTGCCGGGACGATGGCGACAAGTTTGATCCACCAGAGAGGATGCTGCGCCTGTTCGTGTAAAATAGAGTAATCCTTGGAAGTGAAACGCAGCACTATTGCAGCGATGAAGAAGCAAGCCAGATAAACCGGGACCAAGCGCACATAGCGATTGCTGATGAAGCGCAGATAAGGTCTGGGCTGCCTGGAATATTTGTGAACCCACACTTCCGTGATCCAAAACCCGCTCAGGATGAAGAAGACATAAACCGCCCACCCGCCAAAACTGATCACCCAGAAGTGGTGCAAAACCACTACCATGGCGAGAAACGAGCGGAAAATTCCAGGTGCAAGCAGCTTGTTCATCAGAACACAGTTCAGAACGGCGGATTGAAACAGCCGGTATTTCAAAGGTCAACACTCTCGATAGAGCAGGCCGGGGCGGCATGCCCAAGCGGAAATAGAATGGCGTATTCTGCGATTGTAATGGAGGACGGCTTTTTCGACACTTCTGCAAATGGCTGCAGCTGTGGTAACTGGTTCGGCCGGACTGGTCGGCTCGGAAACGTGCAAAAAAATGCATGCGGAAGGGATGGATGTCCTCGGCATCGATAATGACATGCGGGCGCATTTCTTTGGGGCCGCCGCTTCCACCTCCGGCAATCGGGCGAAGCTGGAAGCAATGCTGGGAAACTACCGCCATCATTCCATCGACATCCGCGATCAGGAGGCGGTGTTCAAGGTGTTTAAAACCTACGGCAAGGACATCAGCCTGATAGTCCATGCGGCAGCACAACCCTCTCATGACTGGGCAGCCAAAGATCCGTTCACGGATTTTGGCGTCAATGCCAATGGCACGCTTAATCTGTTGGAAGCCACGCGCCGATTCTCCCCAGATGCAGCGTTTATCTTCACCAGCACGAACAAGGTTTACGGTGACGCACCCAATGCTTTGCCTTTGGTAGAACTCGAAAAACGGTGGGAGATAGCGCCTGATCACAAGTTTAAACAAGGCATCGACGAGACACTGACCATTGATCAAAGCAAGCATTCCCTTTTCGGTTGCAGCAAGGTTGCCGCCGATCTGCTGGTACAGGAGTATGGCCGTTATTTCGGAATGAAAACCGTCTGTTTCCGGGGTGGCTGCCTGACCGGCCCGGCCCATGCTGGCGCGGAACTGCACGGGTTCCTTTCCTACCTCATGAAATGCACGGCTGAAGGCAGGGCTTACCGGGTGTTTGGTTACAAGGGCAAGCAGGTGCGGGACAATATTCACAGTCATGATCTGGTGAATGCGTTCTGGAGCTTTTACCAACAACCGAAAAGTGGTGCGGTATATAACATCGGCGGCAGCCGTCACAGCAATTGCTCGATGCTGGAGGCGATTGATCTTTGCGAACGGATCAGTGGACGGAACCTGGACTGGACTTACGTGGAAGAAAACCGCTCCGGAGATCACATCTGGTGGGTAAGCGATGTCCAGCGATTCCAGAAGGATTACCCCGCGTGGAGTTACCGCTACGACCTGCGGGGGATATTGGAGGAAATTTATCAGGCATGCCTGGGATGACTGAAAGCATGAACACCACTGCGTCCAACTCTGCCGGAGTGGCATCGCCGGAAGCGCCTCCCGCAAGCGTGCCGAAGCTCACACTCCTTTCCATCGTCATACCCGCAAGGGATGAAGAAGGATGCATCGCCTCGACTGTCCAGCATTTGCACCTGGAGCTGTCACTGAACAAAGTCCCTCATAACATCCTGGTAGTGGATGACGGCAGCAAGGACCGGACTTGGGAGATATTGACCGAACTGGCGCAGAAGATGCCTGAATTGCAACCTGTACAAAATCTCGAACTTCACGGTTTTGGCCGTGCCATCATCAAGGGGCTGGATATGATGAAGGGTGATGCGGTGGTGATCATGATGGCCGATGAATCGGATGATTGCCGGGATGTGGTGCGCTATTGGCAAAAACTCAATGAAGGATGGGACTGCGTTTTCGGCAGCCGTTTCATGAAAGGCGGCGGAGTCATTGATTACCCTTGGTTAAAACTGCGGATCAACCGGCTGGCGAATTCCTTTATCCGCATCCTCTTCGGCACCAAGCTCAACGATACGACCAATGCATTCAAGGCATATCGAAAAACAGTGATCGATGGGTGCCGCCCATATCTGTCACCGCATTTCAATTTGACCGTGGAACTGCCGCTGAAGGCGATGGTCAGAGGCTATACGTGGACGGTGATGCCCATCACCTGGCGCAACCGGCGTACGGGCGAAGCCAAGCTCAAGATCAAAGAGATGGGCAGTCGCTATCTCTTCATTTGCCTGTACGTGTGGTTGGAAAAATATTTCAGCCGGGGAGATTACCGAAAATCCAGGCCGGTAAAATGATAGTGCAGTTTTAAGGGAAGGTAAGGGTCTAACTTGGACTTAGGAAGAGAGATATAACCCCTTCATCCGTTTTTTTTGCAAAATGCAAAATTCAACCGCAGTTTCTTATCTGGCAGAAAGTCCATAAGTGATTGTGGCAATCGTCAGCGTCGCGCAGTGCAAGGACGCTTTCTTCCATTCATCCCAAGCACCCAGTGGCGTTGTGTTTTGTAACTATTTTGTTTTAAAATACTTACGTTCTTTTAAAAGGGGTGAAGACACTATTTTCTTGGTGTGACTGATAACCGTGCTAAGCTGAGTTGGATATGAGAGAGTTGCTGGACAGGTTTACACTCGATGCGATCAAGTTCGACTACCAAGTTTTGGCGGGGATGATTTTGATTTGGCTGGTCGTTTTGGCCTGCGTGGTCAGCAGTATTTTTCATCAAGGCGGCACCCGCGGCCGTCGAATTGCTTGGATTTGTGTGGTGACATTTGTGCCGATCATCGGCGTTTTAATTTATTTACCCTTCTCTTTCCGGTTGGAGAATTACCCGGATTTATTCATCTGGCGTAAATCCAAAGGGGCACAATCCAAGGGGTAAACGGTTTTTACCTCAAAAAACGGGCTTAAACGGCTTTTTTTCCTAATTCTCAGTCTTTCAGCGACTTGTGAGGCTTTTTTCTGGACTGAACGGAAGTGATTGGCAATATATCGGCGGTTTTGGAAATCCAAAACCACAAGACACCAACAGTAAGATGTCATCACATTGTGATGGCGTCAAATTGTGCAGGGCATAATTTAGGCATCGGGCAAGCATAGCATACCATGCAGGCAGCCAAGAGAGACATCGCTGGCAAAAAGCGTACGCCGATTCGTGGTCGCAAGATGCAAAGCGTCTTGGGATTGGGAGTGGCGTTCACGTTGTCAGGATTAGCAGCTTCAGCGGAAGCGCAGGAGCAATCCCGCCCGGAATTCACTGCGGCTAATGACCGGTTGCAAACAGGCAATGCGCCTGATGCGGCAGCAGCCGCTTTGGGGGGAGAGCTGACAGCATCCAAGGTGATTGCCGACCCCGGTGCGCCGTACGAGAATCTATTCCAAAATTTCGGTGTAAATCTTGGGGTGACGCCAAAATTTGGTGCCGCACAAACCTACTTCAAAACCGGACCGCTGAATTTGGGCATGGGGGCTGACACCCCGATCAAAAGGGGGTTTCAACCGGATACGGCAGAACTCAAGATCGGTAATTTTTATCTCGACCTCGACTACCTCTCGGCCAGCCTGTTATACACAGATAACGCCAATCTTAGTGAGACGAACCGCCGCGATGATGTCCTTAGCGCGGTGACTTTGGGCATCAGTGCTTTGTATCAGTTGACTGAGGGGCTTCAAATCGGTGTGAGCGGTGCGGTTATTTGGTTGCCGTTGGAAAACCGCATCGGTCTGGCCGGTTTCGGTCTCATTGATCCGTTCGCGCGCTTTGCGTTAGATGGGCAACCTCTGTTCCAGGCCGGCATCTCCTACGATATGATTTTGGGCGGATGGGACATCCGCCTGTTTGATGAGTTCCGGGCCAATAACCGTTCCATTTACGGTTATGGTGATTCTGGCTTCATCGATTTGTATGATGGTGAAACGTTTGATTCGCAGGGGGATGATCGCGTTCGTAATCAACAAGTCTATTACGCTCCCAACAATAATCCGCAGGCTGTGAACCAGCCGAACACGCAGACCACGCGATTTGATGCGGATAACACGGATTTGAGCAATACGGTAGGCGTCATTGCGACCCGGTCACTTCCCACTGAGACGCGTGCCTCGTTAGCTTATTACCATCAAAACTTCTGGGACCTGTCCAGTAACAATCTCCCTGGTGCTGCGCAGGTCGATTCCTTGGATTCATTTATCGCCCGTTTGGATTCAGAGCGAGAGAATCTGCGGTTCAAACCTTATTCGCAGTATACGGCTACGAAAAACAACCTGCAGGATGGTTGGGATCAAACAGTAACCGTGGGTCTGCGCGGACCCATTACTGAAAACATGTTCTTCGATGGCAACATCGGCTACGTTTTCAGCGGCAACACGGATAACACCTCGTTGATCTGGCTCCTGCGGTTGACTCACGAGATCAACCCGACAACGGTTCATATGGTTGATTACAGCCGCGTGCTGACCCAGCCAGATCGTTTCCTGACGCAGAATTACTCCTACCAGATAGCCAAGATACTTGGGCCTTATCTGTCATCTAGTGCTTACGTCCGGCGTCTTGAGGCGGAAGATTTGGATAACAGCAACAGCCTGTTCACTTTGGATCAAGCAGGTGCTTACCTTCGTTATGACTTGGGCGAACATGGTCAGGCGCAGATTCAAGCGTTCTATTCCAAGTACGACTTCGCCTCCGCCGCCTTCAATGACTACGAGCTATACACGCTGCGTTTCCTCTACTCGCGGCAGATCTCGGCCACGGTCTACGGGGATTTCATGTATCAGTTCGAGAAGCGTGAATCGACTGCTGCCGGGGATAGCTACTACGAAAATCTCGTAGCCCTGCGTCTGACGAAGTATTTCTAAGCGCTCTTTTTCTTCTTAGAGTGCCCTCCATACTGGGTCAGTATGTCTGCATGACGGTCATACTGATGCAACACTGCGATGGGACTTCCGTCCTGATTCAAAATCTCGTTGTTGCTGCTCCGGATGATTTCCTCCGCCTTGATTCCGCCCAAGTGTACAACCGGTCCATGCAGATTTTCCAGCATGCGTAATCCCGGGATGCGTCCCTCCCAAATGAGGCGGTTGTGAATCGCTGAATCCAAACCGAACCGAAACGGTTCAGCAGTTTTGTTCACCAGTAGGAATTTCACGAACTCGCGGAAATAGGTCTTCATCTTCTCCGTCGGTCCCATAGTGATGGCACAGCAGCTTATGCGATCTTTGAAATGCTTCTGTGCGTAATCCTTTCCGAAGGCTTTGGTGATCCAATCACGATAGTTTTTATCAGTTTCCATCGTGAAACGAGGATGCTCCCAGAAGGATGTCACTTCACCGCCATCATCGAAGCTGAACGGATCACGTTGGAAAACCACATCCCGTACATCGGTAAGCATGATGCGTCCGTATTCGGAAAGCTGTCCTCGTTGCAACAGTTCATCGGTCAGCAGAAAACGGATGTTCACCACATGATACAAACGTCTGCCCAATGCCGTGATGGATTGTTCAGAGCCAGGCAGCAGTTGCAAAGTTCTCTGCGTGAGAGAAAGCGCCGAGCCGATTTTTCCTTCCCCGTTCAGCTTCCGATCATGCAACGGATGGCGTGGATAACGTTGTTTGAACGCAATGAGT includes the following:
- a CDS encoding NAD-dependent epimerase/dehydratase family protein gives rise to the protein MAAAVVTGSAGLVGSETCKKMHAEGMDVLGIDNDMRAHFFGAAASTSGNRAKLEAMLGNYRHHSIDIRDQEAVFKVFKTYGKDISLIVHAAAQPSHDWAAKDPFTDFGVNANGTLNLLEATRRFSPDAAFIFTSTNKVYGDAPNALPLVELEKRWEIAPDHKFKQGIDETLTIDQSKHSLFGCSKVAADLLVQEYGRYFGMKTVCFRGGCLTGPAHAGAELHGFLSYLMKCTAEGRAYRVFGYKGKQVRDNIHSHDLVNAFWSFYQQPKSGAVYNIGGSRHSNCSMLEAIDLCERISGRNLDWTYVEENRSGDHIWWVSDVQRFQKDYPAWSYRYDLRGILEEIYQACLG
- the htpG gene encoding molecular chaperone HtpG, coding for MSTEKHQFQAEIQQLLNIVIHSLYTDKEIFIRELVSNAADACEKLRFTQASGQAVYQPEAELKITVTTDKDAGTITITDAGIGMTHDEIVQNLGTIAHSGTKAFLKQMAEGQKPDLSLIGQFGVGFYSAFMVATNVTVFSRSWRAEEQGWKWVSAGEGSYEVEPVADLPRGTKIVLTLKEEAKLFSEEWEVEHIIKRYSSFVTFPIELNTKRLNTVQAIWARSKNEIKDEEYNEFYRYIGHDTEEPMFRLHFAADAPLAIQALLFVPKHNAEANGMTRLESEVNLHCRKVLIQSKAKGLFPEWLRFLRGVVDSEDLPLNISRESMQDSSLMQKLNKVLTTRFLKFLDEQSTKEAEKYTTFYREFQRFLKEGVVTDFTHREALGKLLRFTSSATEGDNFTSLAEYVTRMGSEQKEIYFLLAADRAAAEASPYFEVFKARKFEVLFLNDPWDEFVMDHLREFEGKTLIAAEKADLSLTDKPEGGLSDDDAAALAKWFKETLAERVGEVRASKRLVDSPVAVVDGDKFMTSSMRRIIKAMGKGKEAEMTPKLDLELNQSHDLMVRLNGLRQSDGTLAALLAEQLFDNARLSVGLLEDSRSMVQRMNQLLGKLAGGGK
- a CDS encoding PLDc N-terminal domain-containing protein, with protein sequence MRELLDRFTLDAIKFDYQVLAGMILIWLVVLACVVSSIFHQGGTRGRRIAWICVVTFVPIIGVLIYLPFSFRLENYPDLFIWRKSKGAQSKG
- a CDS encoding acyltransferase, with the translated sequence MNKLLAPGIFRSFLAMVVVLHHFWVISFGGWAVYVFFILSGFWITEVWVHKYSRQPRPYLRFISNRYVRLVPVYLACFFIAAIVLRFTSKDYSILHEQAQHPLWWIKLVAIVPAASHAAFLPPLWSIVVEMQFYLIAPLLIWMATYLTPAGEPQKFTRKQALAFAIFLPLMFYSLNIFLESKVAFLPGFLFCFLLGILTSTSGYKPGKKIALVSIGIVLLTALLSLMVPALHQLFGPDAARTSNEYWYLMNRYACAVLGLVTVPYIAYSVRLPSQGLDRELGNFSYPLYLFHFSVVFLFDNVGRLAKLPYWPRTAAALLVVLIGSLAVYWIIDRPAEKWRRKHLEA
- a CDS encoding NAD-dependent epimerase/dehydratase family protein, encoding MNVLITGVCGFVGSSLARILKARHPEWKLSGIDNLSRPGAETNYRELLRLGVTFRHGDIRQPSDLESFGDIDWVIDAAANPSVLAGVDGKTSSRQLVEHNLTGTINLLEFCRSRKAGFILLSTSRVYSIPALVAIPLKSAEKAFEFDASHAAPAGVSAHGVNESFSTQAPVSLYGGTKLASEALALEYHHAFNVPVWVNRCGVLAGAGQFGHPAQGIFAYWLNAHKYRQALKYIGFGGTGHQVRDGLHPDDLAELLFQQMAAREDKLKPRLVNVAGGSANSMSLRQLTEWCDTRFGKHSVQADLQPRPFDIPWMVLDSRLAEQVWRWKPKRALPSVLEEIAQHAEANPGWLELSKV
- a CDS encoding glycosyltransferase family 2 protein encodes the protein MNTTASNSAGVASPEAPPASVPKLTLLSIVIPARDEEGCIASTVQHLHLELSLNKVPHNILVVDDGSKDRTWEILTELAQKMPELQPVQNLELHGFGRAIIKGLDMMKGDAVVIMMADESDDCRDVVRYWQKLNEGWDCVFGSRFMKGGGVIDYPWLKLRINRLANSFIRILFGTKLNDTTNAFKAYRKTVIDGCRPYLSPHFNLTVELPLKAMVRGYTWTVMPITWRNRRTGEAKLKIKEMGSRYLFICLYVWLEKYFSRGDYRKSRPVK
- the rfaE2 gene encoding D-glycero-beta-D-manno-heptose 1-phosphate adenylyltransferase, with the protein product MSFSGEIVSLADLPAWRQKLRDKGLKLVVTHGCFDILHAGHVSYLQQAREQGDVLLVGLNADASIKGLKGPNRPINNEGDRAQIMAALRSVDAVTLFPEVRATNLLKAAQPDVYVKGGDYTLETLNPEERAVVQAAGAKIVFIQFLEGRSTTSIIERSKQ